A genome region from Eurosta solidaginis isolate ZX-2024a chromosome 2, ASM4086904v1, whole genome shotgun sequence includes the following:
- the Arr1 gene encoding phosrestin-2 has protein sequence MVVNFKVFKKVSPNNMITLYMNKREFVDSITVVEPVDGIIVLDDEYVKQNRKIFVQLICNFRYGREDDEMIGLRFQKELTLVSQQVHPQQKVDIQLTKMQERLLKKLGSNAFPFVMDIPPSSPASVVLQQKAKDDTQPCGVQYFVKVFTGDSVCDRSHRRSTINLGIRKVQYAPTKYGIQPCTVVRKDFLLSPGELELEVTLDKQLYHHSEKIAVNICVRNNSNKIVKKIKAMVQQGVDIVLFQNGQFRNTIAFVETSEGCPLNPGSSLQKVMYLVPTLAANCDRAGIAVEGDVKRKETSLASTTLIASQDTRDAFGIIVSYAVKVKLFLGALGGELCAELPFILMHPKPSRKVKEAEAEAEAKA, from the exons ATGGCATTATAGTTTTGGATGACGAATATGTAAAACAAAATCGCAAAATTTTCGTCCAACTCATCTGCAATTTTCGCTACGGACGCGAAGATGATGAAATGATTGGCTTGCGCTTCCAAAAGGAATTAACACTCGTTTCACAGCAAGTGCATCCGCAACAAAAAGTTGATATACAATTGACTAAAATGCAGGAACGCTTACTAAAGAAGCTCGGCTCTAATGCCTTCCCATTTGTTATGGACATACCACCAAGCTCTCCAGCTTCAGTTGTATTGCAACAAAAAGCTAAGGATGATACTCAACCTTGTGGTGTACAATATTTTGTGAAAGTATTCACAGGTGATAGTGTTTGTGATCGTTCACATCGTCGTAGTACGATCAATTTGGGTATTCGTAAAGTGCAGTATGCACCAACTAAGTATGGCATACAACCATGCACGGTTGTGCGTAAAGATTTCTTACTCTCACCTGGTGAGCTTGAATTGGAAGTAACGCTCGATAAGCAATTATATCATCACAGTGAAAAGATAGCTGTGAATATTTGTGTGCGTAATAACTCGAATAAGATTGTGAAGAAAATTAAGGCTATGGTACAACAAGGTGTCGATATTGTACTCTTCCAAAATGGACAATTTCGCAATACCATTGCTTTTGTGGAGACAAGCGAGGGCTGCCCACTTAACCCGGGCTCAAGCTTACAAAAAGTTATGTATTTGGTGCCAACTTTGGCTGCTAACTGTGATCGCGCTGGCATTGCTGTTGAGGGTGATGTCAAACGTAAGGAAACTTCACTGGCGTCGACCACACT CATTGCCAGTCAGGATACGCGAGATGCTTTTGGCATCATTGTTTCATATGCGGTTAAGGTCAAACTGTTCTTAGGTGCTTTGGGAGGTGAACTATGTGCCGAATTGCCGTTTATCCTAATGCACCCAAAG ccAAGCCGTAAGGTAAAAGAGGCTGAGGCCGAGGCGGAAGCAAAGGCATGA